In a genomic window of Ranitomeya imitator isolate aRanImi1 chromosome 5, aRanImi1.pri, whole genome shotgun sequence:
- the SLITRK3 gene encoding SLIT and NTRK-like protein 3, translating to MKQSPAETRLNGRVLWLILLSTIALAWTTPIPLIEDSEEIDEPCFDPCYCEVKESLFHIYCENKGFTNISQISESWSRPFKLYLQRNLMRKLYANSFLHLNNAVSINLGNNALQDIQAGAFNGMKVLKRLYLHENKLDIFRNDTFMGLESLEYLQADYNVIKRIESGAFRNLNKLRVLILNDNHIPLLPTNLFKSVSLTHLDLRGNRLKILSYRGMLDHIGRSIMEIQLAENPWNCTCEIVQLKSWLERIPYTVLVGDITCESPFHFHGKDLRDIKRGKLCPLLSESEVEASLGIPQLPSSKENAWPTKPSSMLSSFHVTASSVEYKTSNKQPTTTKQPRAPKPPPTPRGLYPGPNQPPIAGYQTRPPIPIICPTGCSCSLHINDLGLTVNCKEKGIHNISELLPRPLNAKKLYLSGNLIQKIYRSDFWNFSSLDLLHLGNNRISYVQEGAFINLPNLKSLYLNGNDIERLTPGMFRGLQSLNYLYFEYNMIREIQPAAFSLMPNLKLLFLNDNLLRTLPTDAFAGTSLARLNLRNNHFLYLPVAGVLEHLNAIVQIDLKQNPWDCTCDIVPLKQWIDTISSVIVVGEVLCTSPENLTHKDLKSIEMEVLCPEMLHATISSVFPGNMVPTTHSVLDYSTPSGPIPLSVLILSLLILFFSAVFVAAGLFAFVLRRRKKLPFRKRQEVDLTGIQMQCRIFEDRPNNSPEKAPGHVYDYIPHPVTQMCNNPIYKPREEEMGDEFSETKENNTNYRTLIEKEKEWTMAVSNSQLNTIVTVNQSGEVPSYHENGVIFPGIIDRERPAPTVGFVDCIYGTVPKLKELHVHPPGMQYPDLQQDARLKETLLFSAGKGFSDQTQSEYLELRAKLQTKPDYLEVLEKNTYRF from the coding sequence atgaaacaatctCCAGCAGAAACTCGTCTAAATGGACGTGTGTTGTGGCTAATTCTTTTAAGCACAATTGCTCTCGCATGGACTACACCAATTCCCTTGATTGAGGATTCCGAGGAAATAGATGAACCGTGCTTTGATCCTTGCTACTGTGAAGTGAAGGAGAGCCTTTTCCACATTTATTGTGAAAATAAAGGATTTACAAATATTAGCCAGATTTCAGAATCCTGGTCTCGACCCTTTAAACTGTACCTTCAGAGAAATTTGATGAGAAAATTGTACGCCAACAGTTTTTTGCATTTGAACAATGCCGTGTCCATTAATCTCGGGAACAATGCATTGCAGGACATACAGGCAGGAGCCTTTAATGGTATGAAAGTTCTGAAGAGGCTTTACTTGCACGAAAACAAACTTGACATTTTTAGAAATGACACTTTTATGGGGCTGGAAAGCTTGGAGTATTTACAAGCAGACTATAACGTAATTAAGAGGATTGAGAGCGGGGCCTTTAGAAATTTAAATAAGCTGAGGGTATTAATTCTCAATGATAACCATATTCCCTTGCTTCCAACCAACTTATTCAAGTCGGTGTCTTTAACACACTTGGACTTGCGTGGAAACCGATTAAAGATCCTTTCTTACAGAGGTATGTTGGATCACATAGGCAGAAGTATTATGGAAATCCAGCTAGCAGAGAATCCATGGAACTGTACTTGTGAGATTGTGCAGTTAAAAAGCTGGCTGGAACGTATTCCTTACACTGTGCTGGTTGGGGACATTACATGCGAAAGCCCCTTTCACTTTCATGGCAAAGATCTGAGGGATATAAAACGAGGTAAACTTTGCCCCCTGTTATCAGAAAGTGAGGTTGAGGCAAGCCTGGGTATCCCCCAGCTACCTTCAAGCAAAGAAAATGCATGGCCTACTAAGCCGTCATCCATGTTGTCATCTTTTCATGTCACTGCTTCTTCTGTGGAGTACAAGACATCAAATAAGCAGCCCACTACGACCAAGCAGCCCAGAGCTCCAAAACCTCCACCGACACCGAGAGGCCTTTATCCGGGCCCAAATCAACCCCCAATAGCTGGCTACCAGACTAGACCACCAATACCAATTATATGCCCAACTGGATGTTCTTGCAGTTTGCATATCAATGATTTGGGGTTAACTGTAAACTGTAAAGAGAAAGGAATCCACAACATTTCAGAACTGTTGCCTAGACCTCTCAATGCCAAGAAGCTTTACTTGAGTGGTAACTTAATACAGAAAATTTACAGATCTGATTTTTGGAATTTTTCTTCTTTGGATTTATTGCATCTTGGAAACAACCGTATATCTTATGTCCAGGAAGGAGCCTTTATCAATCTTCCTAATTTGAAAAGCTTATATCTGAATGGGAATGACATAGAAAGGCTGACGCCTGGCATGTTCAGGGGTTTACAGAGTTTGAATTATTTATATTTCGAGTATAATATGATAAGGGAGATCCAGCCTGCTGCTTTCAGTCTAATGCCAAATCTGAAGTTACTATTCCTTAATGACAATCTGCTGAGAACACTCCCAACTGATGCGTTTGCAGGCACTTCACTGGCAAGGCTTAATCTTCGAAACAACCACTTTCTTTACCTTCCTGTGGCTGGAGTCCTGGAGCACCTTAATGCCATTGTGCAAATTGATCTAAAGCAGAACCCATGGGATTGTACCTGTGACATTGTCCCTCTCAAACAGTGGATAGACACCATCAGCTCTGTCATTGTGGTTGGTGAGGTGCTGTGTACAAGCCCTGAAAATCTGACACACAAGGATCTAAAGTCCATTGAAATGGAAGTGTTGTGTCCAGAGATGCTACATGCTACCATTTCTTCTGTTTTTCCTGGAAATATGGTGCCAACCACCCATTCAGTGCTTGATTATAGCACACCAAGTGGTCCCATTCCACTGTCTGTTCTGATCCTCAGTCTTCTAATACTCTTCTTCTCTGCTGTTTTTGTGGCCGCAGGCCTTTTTGCTTTTGTGCTTAGAAGGCGCAAGAAACTGCCTTTCAGAAAAAGACAAGAAGTCGATTTGACTGGCATTCAAATGCAATGTAGAATTTTTGAGGATAGACCTAACAACTCCCCAGAGAAGGCACCTGGCCATGTCTATGACTACATCCCACATCCTGTAACCCAGATGTGTAATAATCCCATCTACAAACCCAGAGAGGAAGAGATGGGGGACGAATTTtcagaaacaaaagaaaataatACTAATTATAGGACTTTAATAGAAAAAGAGAAAGAGTGGACCATGGCAGTGTCAAATTCTCAGCTTAATACTATAGTTACTGTCAATCAGAGCGGGGAAGTACCAAGTTATCATGAAAACGGGGTCATCTTTCCTGGCATAATTGACCGGGAACGCCCAGCTCCCACGGTGGGGTTTGTGGACTGCATTTATGGCACAGTACCCAAATTAAAGGAGCTTCATGTACACCCGCCTGGCATGCAATACCCTGATTTACAGCAGGATGCCAGATTAAAGGAAACCCTACTTTTTTCAGCTGGAAAGGGGTTTTCAGACCAAACCCAAAGTGAATACCTCGAGTTAAGGGCCAAACTCCAAACCAAGCCGGATTACCTCGAAGTCCTGGAAAAAAACACTTATAGATTCTAA